Sequence from the Candidatus Sulfotelmatobacter sp. genome:
CTCGGGCGTGCAAGAAGTCGACGCGACGGCGCGCTCGTTGCGCGACGAGGCCGAGCGCCTCGACGCGCTGGTCGCGCGCTTCGTCGTCGAGGGCGAGGGGACGGCCAAGCCGGCCGACGCGCGGCTGTCGCGCGCGGAGCACCTCCACCTGGTCGTCTCGACGCCGGAACGCGCGGCGCTGGCCGGCTGACCGATCGCCGCGGGTTGAAGCCGGCCGGGATGGGGTTGGGCAGGTCGGCGTCGGTCGGCCGCATCCCGATCGCGCGGCTCGCGACTCCGTCAAGAGAACTGAACCGGCGCTTGATCATCGCTTGACGCAAGTCCCCGCTTTCGGCACCGTCCGCGTGCTTGCCCAGCCGATCTTTCTCGTATGAAGCTTCGCATCGCGGCGCAGGTGGCCGTGCCCGTGGCCGTTCCGATTCTGGCCCTGGCGTGCACGCTGGGGGCGGTCTGGGTGCTGTTCGGGCAGCTGCAGTCGCTCCAGACCGATTCGCGTGCCAAGCGCGACATCGCGCGCAGCGTCCACGACACGGAGCTGCGGACCTGGCAGCTGCGCTACGCGCTGGTGCGCTACTCGGTCGGTGCCGCCAACGCGCTGCCGATGTTCAACCAGGCTTCGGACCGGCTCGACAAGGACGTCGACGAGCTCGGGCCGCAACTGCGCAACGAGCCCGACATGGCGCTGATCTACGCCGACTTGAAGCAGCACGTCGGCTCGCTGTCCGGCCGGCTGCACATGACGCTCGGCCTGATCGGACGCCAGCAGCGGCTCGATCGCAACTCGGCGGCCTACAAGGCCATCGATCGCGAGCGTGCCGGGTACCGCAAGGCGACCGATGCGGACGCGAACGGCATCGACGACGACATCGGCCAGCTCACCGCGATGACCGACGGCGACGAAGCCGACGCGCGCGCGACCTTCGACGGCCGCTTGCGCGCGGTGGAGCTGGGGCTGATCGCGCTCGGCCTGGCCGCACTGCTGCTGACGGTCGGCATCACCCTGGTGCTGACGCGCCGCATCGCCGCGCGCTTGGCGCGCGTCGCGCAAGCGCTGCGCGCGGTCGTCACCGAGGACTTCGCGGGGCTCTCGTACGCCGTCCGCGGCCTGGCCGAGGGCAACCTGTGCGGCAGCTTCACGTCGGCGCGCGAGCCGATCGGCGACGTCGGCGGCGACGAGATCGCCGAGGTCGTGCGCAGCTACGACGAGCTGGCCGAAGGGCTGGGGCAGCTCGCGCTCGAGGTCGACGCGGGTCTGGCGAACCTGCGCTCGCTGATCGCCGGCGTCGTCGGCGCGTCGCGCAGCCTCGCGCTGGCCTCGGAGCAGACGTCCAGCGCGGCCAACGAAGCTTCGCGCGCGGTCGAGCAGATCGCGCGCTCGGTCGACAGCGTCGCCACCGGTGCGCGCGATCAGGCCGAGCAGATCGCGCGCGCGGGCGCGGCGATCGAAGAGCTGGCCCGTTCGGCCGAGTCGATCGCCGAGGGCGCGGCCCATCAGGCCGAAGCGATCGGCGTCGCCACCACCGGGATCGGGCAGCTGGACGACGGGATCGAGTCGCTCTCGAGCCACGGCGGCGAGCTGGCGCGCTCGGCGCGCGACGCCTCGGAACAGTCGGGCGGCGGCAGCGACGCGGTCGCCGCCACCCGCGCCACGATGGAGAACCTGCGCGGCGTCTCGCAGGGCGCCGCCGACGCGATGCTCGCGCTCGAAGGGCGTTCGGCGCAGGTCGGCGAGATCGTGCGCGCGATCGAGGAGATCGCGGATCAGACCAACCTGCTCGCGCTCAACGCCGCCATCGAAGCGGCGCGCGCCGGCGAGCACGGCCGCGGCTTCGCCGTCGTCGCCGACGAGGTCCGCAAGCTGGCCGAGCGTTCGTCCGAAGCGACGCGCGAGATCTCGCAGATCCTCTCCGCGATCCGGCGCGAAACCGTGGCCGCCGCGGAAGCGATGCGCACCTCGGACGCCTCGGTGGCGAGCGGTCTGAACGTCGCCGAGCGTGCCGGCACGGCCCTCGAGGGCGTCGAGCGTGCGATCTCCGCGACCACCGCGGTCGCGGAAGAGCTGGCGCGGCGGGCACTCGCGATGCGCGAGGCCTCGCTGCAGGTCACGCAGAGCGTCGCCACCGCCTCGGCGGGGGTCGAGCAGAACGCGGCCGCCGCGACGCAGATGAAAGTCACCACGCGCGACGTCAGCGCGGCGATCCTGCCGGTCGCGGCGGCGGCCGAAGAGCAGTCCGCGGCGGCACATCAAGCCGCGCTGGCGACCAGCGAGCTGGCCTCGGGCGTGCAAGAGGTCGACGCGACGGCGCGCTCGCTGCGCGAGCAAGCCGAAGCGCTCGACGCGTTGGTCGCGCACTTCGTCGTCGAGGAGAAATCGGCGCCGCTGCAGCCGCCGCAGGCCGGCGACGTCCCCTTCCTGCGGCTCGTCAGTTGAGCCGGCACCCGTCGGCGGCGCACGCCTTGGAAGGCGCCTTCGTGCTGAGTGCGGCGCTGGTGTCGGCGCAGCTGCACGCGCGCACGCCGGTGCCGAACGGGACCGGGCCCGAGGCGCGCTTGCGCAGCGCGTTAGCGGCGTTCGAGAACGCGCTCGACCGCGTGCTCCCGGCCGGCCACGACGACGCCCGCGCAGCGGTGCGTTCCCAGCCAATAGCATAGCTCGGCCGGCTGCGCGACCTCCCAGAGCGCCAGATCGCAGCGCGCGCCGACCCGCAACTCGCCGCGATCGCGCAGGCCCAGCGCGCGCGCCGCGTTGCGCGTGACGCCGGCCAGCGCCTCGTGCGGCGCCAGCCCCCACAGCACGCAGGCCAAGTTCATCGCCGTCGGCAGCGTGCCGACCGGCGAGGTCCCGGGGTTGCAGTCCGTCGCCAGCGCGATCGGAACGCCGTGCGCACGCAGCGCCGCCAGTGGCGGCGCGACGGTTTCGCGCAAGTAGTGGAACGCGCCCGGCAGCAGCACGGCGACCGTCCCCGCCGCCGCCAGCGCGGCGACGCCGCCTTCCTCGGTGTGCTCGAGGTGGTCGGCCGAGAGCGCGCCGTGCGCGGCGGCGAGCAGCGCGCCGCCGGTGTCCTCGAGCTGATCGGCGTGGACCTTCACCGCCAACCCGTGCGCGCGCGCGGCCTCGAGCACGCGCGCGCTCTCGGCCGCGTCGAACGCGATCCCCTCGCAGAAAACGTCGACCGCGTCGGCCAACCGCTCACGCGCGACGCGCGGGATCATCGTCTCGCACACCAGCGCGACGTACTCGGCGCGGCGCGCCGCGTAGTCGGGCGGCACGACGTGCGCGCCCAGATACGTCGTGCGCACGCTGATGCCCAGCTCGCCGCCCAGCCGGCGGCCGACGCGCAGCAGGCGCAGCTCGGTCTCGACGTCGAGCCCGTAGCCGGACTTGCTCTCGAGGGTCGTCGTCCCGCTCGCGATCATCGCGCGCACGCGCTCCGCGGCGGCGGCGAAGAGCGTCGCTTCGTCGCTCGCGCGCGTGCGGGCGACCGTGTACGCGATGCCGCTGCCGCCCTGCGCCGCGTCGGCGTAGCGCTGGCCGGCGACGCGCCGCGCGAAATCGTCGATCCGGTCGCCGCCGAACACGACGTGCGTGTGCGGATCGATCAGGCCGGGCGTGATCCAGCGGCCGCCGGCATCGATCACGCGCGCGCCGCGCGCGGCGGACGCGGCGGGAAGCTCCGCGCGCGGTCCGATCCACACGATCGCACCCTCGCGTGCCGCGAGCGCACCGTCGTCGATCGTGCCGTAGGGATCGGCGCCGGGCGTCATCGTCGCGAGCCGGGCGTTCACCCACAGCGTGTCGTACGAGGTCACCATGCGGCTCTTCGCGCGTGAAGCGTTCCTCCCCGGGGGCTGGGCCCCCGACGTCGCGTTCGAGCTGGCCGCCGACGGGACGATCCTGACGGTCGAGCCGGGCACCGAGCCGGGCGGCGCGGAGGTGATCGACGGGCCGGTCATGCCGGGGATGCCGAACCTGCACTCGCACGCGTTCCAGCGCGCGATGGCCGGGACGGCCGAGCGGCGCGGTGTCGGCGGCGACGACTTCTGGGGCTGGCGCCAGACGATGTACGCGCTGGCGAACCGGCTCGATCCCGACGCGCTGCGCGCGCTGGCGGCCGACGTCTACCGCGCGATGGTGGCCGCCGGCTACACCGCCGTCGCCGAGTTCCACTATCTCCATCGCGATGCGAACGGAGCCTGGTACGCCGATCGCGCGATCATGGCGCGCGCGCTGGTCGAGGCCGCACGCGAGGCGGGGATCGCGATCTGCCTGCTGCCAGCGCTCTACGCGCACGCCGACATCGGCGGCGCACCGTTGCGCGAGGAGCAGCGCCGCTTCGCGATCGATGTCGACGACGTGCTCGAGATCGCGCGCACGCTGCGCGCCGACTACGCGCGCGATCCCGACGTCGTCGTCGGCGCCTGTGCGCACTCGCTGCGCGCGGTCACGCCCGAGCAGCTGCGCGCGCTGCTGGCCGGCTCGCCGTCCGACGTGCCGGTCCACGTGCACGCGGCGGAGCAGTTGCGCGAGGTCGAGGCGGTGCGCGCCGCGTTGGGCGCCGCGCCGGTCGCCTGGCTGCTCGACAACTTCGCGGTCGACGCGCGCTGGTGTCTGGTCCACGCGACGCACCTCGAAGACGCCGAGCGCGACGCGCTGGCGCGCAGCGGCGCCGTCGCCGGCCTGTGCCCGACGACCGAAGCGAACCTGGGCGACGGGCTGTTCCCGCTGCACCCGTACCTCGCCGCGCGCGGCGCGATCGGGGTCGGTTCCGACAGCAACGTCTCGCTGGCGCCGGCCGAGGAGCTGCGCTGGCTCGAGTACGGCCAGCGGCTCACCCAACGCCGGCGCATCGTCGCCGCGCTCGATCCCGGCGCCTCGGCCGGCGAGACGCTCTACGCGCGCGCCGCCGCGGGCGGTGCCCAGGCGTGCGGCTTCGCCGCCGGCGCGCTGGCACCGGGTAACCGCGCCGACCTGATCGTGCTCGACGACACGATCCCGCCGCTGGCGGGCGCGCCGCCCAGCGAGCTCGTCGACCGCTACGTCTTCGCCAGCGACCGCGCGCAGCCGCTGCGCGTCATGATCCGCGGCCGCTGGCGCACGTAGGAGCCGGAGTTCGGCGGCTGGTGGGTACGAACGAGCGATGTCGTTGCGTGACCGCCTGCTGGCTTCCGATCCGCCGCTCGAGCGCTTGCGGCTGATGCTGCGCGCGACGCTCGCGATGCTTGCGACCGGCGGGATCGTGCTGCTCGCGATGCGGTTCGGCGTGGTGGCCGGACCGGCCGCGCTGATCGGCGTCCTGGTGGCCTTGTGGACGACGCTGATGGCGAACGATCCGGCGCCGCGCGATCGCCGGGTCACGGCCGCGCTGCTGCCGCTCGCGGCCGCCTCGGGCGTCGCCTTCGCGGCGGCGCTGGCGGCGGTGAGCCCGATCCTGGGCGCACTGGGGCTGCTGGCGATCACCTTTCCGTGCGAGTGGGCGCGGCGGTACGGACCGCGCGGCTTCGGCCTGGGGATGATGGCGCTGTTGACGGCGTTCTTCACGCTGTGGGTGAACGTGCCGTTGGCGCAGGTTCCCGGCGCGCTGCTGGCGATCGCGATCGGCTCGGCGTGCGCGTGGCTCGCGCACTTCGTCGTCGTGACCGACTCGCCGCTGCTGGTGCTGCGCTCGGCGCGGATCGCGCTGCGCGCGCGGATGCGCGTCTTCGCCGGCGTCGTCCGCGCGGTCGCCGAAGCGGAGCCGCACGCGCCGTGGCACGCGCTGCGCGGCGAGGCGGTCGCGCTCGACGCCGCCGCGCTCGCCGTCGATCGCGTCTTCGCGGAAAAGATGCTGGGGCTCGACGAGCAGACCCGGCAGGCCGCCCGGCTGGCGGTGCTCGACGCGGAGCTGGCCGCCGATCGACTCGCCGAGCTGGCCGTCGCGAGCGACCGCGGCGTGCGCCTTGCCGCCGCCCCCGCGCTCGACGCGTTCGCGCACGGTGACGCGGCAGCCGCGAAAACCGCCGCGGCGCCGCTGGCCGGACACAACGCGCTGGCCGGCGCGGTCGTGAGTCTCGTCGAGGCCGACGCGCGCGCGGCGAGCGTCCTCGACGGCGCCGCGCGAGCGCGTCCGGCGGGGGACAAGGACGCGCCGATTCCGCCCGGACCGCGGCCGCCGGAGATCGGCGGCATGGCGCCGACGACGCGCATCGCCTGGCAGGTCACCGTCGCCGCCTGCGCGGCGATGGCGATCGGCGCCGCGCTGCCGCCGCACCTGCCGTACTGGGCCGTCTTGACCGCGTACGTGGTCGCGAACCAAGTCGCTTCGTCGGGCGAGACCCGGCGGCGATCGATCGCGCGGGTGGTCGGGACGATGGCCGGCGTCGCGATCGGGACGGCGCTGGTCTCGCTGCTGCAGGGACGGCACGCGGTGGAGCTGCTGCTGATTTTGTTCTGCGCGATGGCGGCGCTGTACGCGTTCCGCTGGCGCTACTGGCTGTTCACGTTCTTCCTGACGGCGCTGATCGCGATGGCGTACGATCTGGTCGGTCGGCCGGCCGACCAGCTGTTGCTGGCGCGATTGACCGAGACGCTGATCGGCGGCGTGTGCGGCGGCTTGGCCGCGACCTTCGTGGTGCCGCTGCGCACGCGGGCCGTGGTTGCCGCGACGGCACGCGGGTTCGCCGACAAGCTGCGCGCGAGCGTGCATGCCAGCACCGACGCGCTGCGAGGACGTGACGCCCGACCGCTCGACGCGGCCCGCGCCCTCGACGCGCAGCTGCAAGAGCTGCTGGCTCGCGTGCGTCCGCTCGCCGAGGGCCCGCGCAGCGACGTCCCCGCGCCGGCGAAGGAGCAGACCCTGACGACGCTGGCCGATTGCGCGTATCGCGCTCGCCTGCTGGCCCGCGAAGCGCTGGGCGCGCACGCCAGCGTGCCGAACGAGCCGATCGCGGCGGGCGAGCGCGAGGTCGACGCCGCGGTCGACGCGTTCGCGGACGTGCTGGCGCAGGTTCCCGGCGCCTCCGGCGCGGTCTTCGTTCCGAGCACGGTCCCGCCCGACGGCGCGGGCGACGCCCTCGCACCCCTGCGCCGCATCGCCGAGGACGTGGCGCTGCTCGCCGTGGCGGCGCGCGAGGTGTTGACCCCGCCCGCCTGACCGGGTTTCAGCGCGCGGTGCCGCCGGGTATCGCCTCGACGTGCGTCTGCAGACCTGCGCTTCGCTGGCTGGGCTCGTGGTGGTCGTCCTCGCGGCAGGCACCGTGCTGCCCGCGCGCGGCGCGGCCACGTCGGCGTTCACGCCCGCGCAGGCCACGCGCGGCGAGTTCATCTTCGTGAAGACCTGCGCGACCTGTCATGGCGCGCAGCTCGAGGGCGCGGCGGGGCCGCCGCTACAAGGCGCGAGCTTCGGCACCTCGCTGACGACGGGCCACCTGACGACCGCGACGCTGTACGCCTTCATCCGCGGCAGCATGCCGATGAACGCGCCGGGGAGCCTGACCCCGCAGCAGTATCTCGACGTGCTGGCGTTCATCCTGAGCAAGAACGGGTATCCGTCCGGCGACCGCCCGCTCGGCGAGAGTTCGCTCGCGCAGGTCGCGCTGCTGCCGTTTCCACGCAACGCCGCCAACCCGGCGCCGGCGCTGACGGCGGCGCCGCGGTCGTCCGCGCACGTACCGGCCGGCGCGCGGGTCACGCTCGACGACGCGGCGCTGCGCGCCGCGCCGCGCGACGCGAACGACTGGCCGTTGCCGGGACGCACGTACGACAACGAGCGCTACTCGCCGCTGGCGCAGATCACGACCGCGAACGTCGGCCGGCTGACGCCGGCCGCGATCGTCCACACCGGGATGTTCGCCAGCTTCGAGACGACGCCGCTGGTCGCCGACGGCGTCATGTACATCACCACGCCGGTCGTCGGCCACCGCATGAAGATCATGGCCGTGAACGCCGCCACCGGTGCGACGCTGTGGAGCACGTCGTACGCGATCGGCTACTTCAAGGGCTGCTGCGGGGCCAACAACCGCGGTCCGGCGCTGGCCTACGGTAACCTCTACGTGACGACCATGGACGCCAAGCTGGTCGCGTTCGACGCGCGCACTGGCGCGGAGCGCTGGGAGACCCGCGTCGCGGACCCGCACGCCGGCTACTCCGAGAGCATGGCGCCGCAGATCGACGACGGCGAAGTCATCGTCGGCAGCGCGGGCGGCGAGTGGGCGCTGCGCGGCTTCATCGCCGCCTACGACGCGCACACCGGCAAGCAGCGCTGGCGCTGGTACACGACCGATCCCAAGAGCTTCGCCGGCGACTCCTGGAAGCACGGTGGCGGCACGGTGTGGACGACGCCCGCGCTCGATCCGCGCACGGGGCTCGTGATCTTCGGCGTCGGCAACCCCAACCCGGACATCTTCGGATCGGTGCGGGCCGGCGACAACCGCTACACCGACAGCATCGTCGCCCTGGACGCGCGCACCGGCCGCCTGCGCTGGTACTATCAGGAGGTCAAGCACGACGTCTGGGACTACGACGCCGCCAGCAACGTCGTGCTCTTCGACGTGCGCAACCACGGGCGTACGATCCATGCCGCGGGCGAGGCCGGCAAGGTCGGGTGGTTCTTCATCGTCGACCGCGCGACGGGAAAGCTGATTCGCAAGTCGGCCCCGTACGTGCGAATGAACGCCAACATGTTCGGACTGCACCACGTGCTGCCGGGCGCCAACGGCGGCTCGGAGTGGTCGCCGCCCGCGTACTCGCCGCGCACCCACGACGTCTACGTGCTCGGCATCAATCAGCTGATGGACTTCAAACCGTCGACCGTCACGCACGCGCCGGGCTTCATGAACGTCGGCAGCGTCTTCACGAGCACCTACAAGCCGACCGTCCAAACCGGAACCTTCAGCGCGATCGACACGCAGACCGGCAAGATCGCCTGGCAGCACCCGACGGCGAAGCCGCTGATCGGCGGCGCGCTGGCGACGGCCGGCGACCTGGTCTTCGTCGGCGAGGGCACGGGGACGCTGGACGCCTTCGACGCGCGCACCGGGCGCGAGCTCTGGCACCACACGTTTCCGTGCGGGGTCGATGCGCCGCCGATCTCGTACGCGGTCGACGGCGTGCAGTACGTCGCCGTCGCGGCCGGCGGCAACTTCCAGTTGAACTACGCGCGCGGCGACGAGGTCGCGATCTTCCGGCTGCCGCGGCGCTAGCTACGGCGCGCGGTGGCTGCCGGCGCGCGTCTTGGCGACGCGCGCCGGCGTGCGCGGCGCTTCGGTGCGCGCGACCGACGCGTAGACCTCGTCTCGTCCGAGCATACAGTCGCACTGCAGGTTTTTCCCATGACACCCGTCGGGATAGTGCAGCGAGGCCGTGTGCCGGCAGCTCGGGCAGAGCATCAGATAGTCCACGCGTTTGACCCCACCGATTCCACACAACAGCGCGCCGACGGATCGGTCTCCCGGCCCCGCCGGGACGTCGACGCACCTGCTCAGATACCCGGCGCCGCGCGCGCGAAAACGCAGGCAAGCAGGCTGCCGTCGGGCGATAATCGCGCGCCGCGCGCGGGTACAACGTACGCCAACGCACCATGAACACCACACGCACGCTCACCGGCATCGTCCTGGCCGCCTCGCTCGCCACCCTCGGCATGCGACCCGCTCCGGCATCGGCCAACGCGACCGGCTGGATCATCGGTGGCGCGGCCGCCGCCGCCGGCACGCTCTTGATCATCAACCACAACAAGAAGGTGCACGAGAAGTACGCCGCCTACGATCACGAGGTCGCGGCGGAGCAGGCCGCGGCGAACAATGCGCAGGCCGCGTACGCCGCCGAGCACCAGGCGTACGTGCACGAAGCGGCGCTGGTCGCCGAGTACAAGCACGAGACCGCGGTGCAGCACCGCATCGTCGTCGGGCTCGAGCAGCAGCTGCGCGAGCGCGGCCGGCCGGCCGGCCAGGTCGCGTCCAGCGGCCGCGCGCCCGCGACGCTGAAGCCGGCCGCCGACGGCTCCTACGGCTGGGGCACGCTCTGACGATGCGCGCGCCGGCGCTCGTCGCGGCGATCGCGTTCGCGGCGCTCGTCGCGGGCTGCTCGCGGCCCACCGGGCCGCAGCAGTTGGCGGTCGCCACGACGCGCGCGGTGTACGCGAACAACGTGAACGCGGCGGTCGCGAACTTCGAGCCGGCGCTGCGCAGTCAGGTCACGAGCGCGTCGGTCGCGCAGCTCTCCGACGCGATGCACGCGATGGGCGCGATGCACGGGTTCAGCGTCGCCGGCAGCACGCCGGCGCAAGGGCGCTACGACTACACGGTCGCCTTCGACAAAGGCCGGATGTTGGTTCAGCTTCGGCTCGACGGCGACCGGCGCATCGCGGCGTACCGCATCACGCCGCTGGCGCAGTAGCGCGGGCGGGCGCCAGGACGCGGCCGCCCCGCCGCCAAGTCGTCCGCATGCAGACGCTCCCGCGGTACCTGGCCGAGCACCTGCGCGCTCCCCGTGAGCGCGCCTTCGCCGAGCGGCTCGGCGCGCCCGAGTGGCGTTTCACCTCGTCGACGCGAATGCTCGAGCGCGCGCGCGCGATCGCCTGCGCGTTGCGCGAAGCGGGAGCGCAGGCCGGCGATCGCGTCGTGCTGATGGCGAACAACCGCGTCGACTGGATCGCGGCCGACTTCGGCATCCTGTTCGCCGGCTGCGTCCCGGTCCCGACCTACGCGACGATCGCGCTCGACCAGCTCGACTACATCCTGGCCGACTCGGAGGCCAAGCTGCTGTTCGTCGAGAGCGCGGCGCAAGCGCAGCGCGTGCGCGCGGCCTGTCCGCACGCGCCGCGGATCGTCGCGTTCGACGATCCGGGTCCGGACGGACTCGGCGCGTTCGAAGCGGTCGGTGCGGCCCGCGCCGCGGCCGATCCGGCGGCGGCGCTGCGGCTCGCCGACGGCGTGCAGCCGGGCGAGGTCGCCGTGCTGATCTACACCTCGGGGACGACCGGCAACCCCAAAGGCGTGATGCTCACGCACGACAACCTGCTCTCGAACGCGACCAGCTCGTACGACTACGGCCTGCAGGGCGTCGAGACGGCGGGCGAGATCGTGCTCTCGGTGCTGCCCTACGCGCACATCTACGAGCACACCGGCCTGCTCGGATACTTCCACGTCGGCTACGACGTCTACGTCACGCAGCCGGACTTCTTGCTGGCCGACTTGCAGGCGTCGCACCCGTTCGCGATCTCGCTGGTGCCGCGCATCTACGAGCGCATCCTGACCGGCATTCGCGCCGGCGCCGCCGCGCAGGGCGGCGAGGCCGCCGTCATGGTGCCCAAGGCGCTGGAGATCGCGCGCGCGTACGCCGCCGAGCTGCACGCCGGTCGCACCCCGAGCGCCGAGCTCACGCAGCAGCACGCCGCCGTCAG
This genomic interval carries:
- a CDS encoding methyl-accepting chemotaxis protein is translated as MKLRIAAQVAVPVAVPILALACTLGAVWVLFGQLQSLQTDSRAKRDIARSVHDTELRTWQLRYALVRYSVGAANALPMFNQASDRLDKDVDELGPQLRNEPDMALIYADLKQHVGSLSGRLHMTLGLIGRQQRLDRNSAAYKAIDRERAGYRKATDADANGIDDDIGQLTAMTDGDEADARATFDGRLRAVELGLIALGLAALLLTVGITLVLTRRIAARLARVAQALRAVVTEDFAGLSYAVRGLAEGNLCGSFTSAREPIGDVGGDEIAEVVRSYDELAEGLGQLALEVDAGLANLRSLIAGVVGASRSLALASEQTSSAANEASRAVEQIARSVDSVATGARDQAEQIARAGAAIEELARSAESIAEGAAHQAEAIGVATTGIGQLDDGIESLSSHGGELARSARDASEQSGGGSDAVAATRATMENLRGVSQGAADAMLALEGRSAQVGEIVRAIEEIADQTNLLALNAAIEAARAGEHGRGFAVVADEVRKLAERSSEATREISQILSAIRRETVAAAEAMRTSDASVASGLNVAERAGTALEGVERAISATTAVAEELARRALAMREASLQVTQSVATASAGVEQNAAAATQMKVTTRDVSAAILPVAAAAEEQSAAAHQAALATSELASGVQEVDATARSLREQAEALDALVAHFVVEEKSAPLQPPQAGDVPFLRLVS
- the hutI gene encoding imidazolonepropionase; the protein is MTSYDTLWVNARLATMTPGADPYGTIDDGALAAREGAIVWIGPRAELPAASAARGARVIDAGGRWITPGLIDPHTHVVFGGDRIDDFARRVAGQRYADAAQGGSGIAYTVARTRASDEATLFAAAAERVRAMIASGTTTLESKSGYGLDVETELRLLRVGRRLGGELGISVRTTYLGAHVVPPDYAARRAEYVALVCETMIPRVARERLADAVDVFCEGIAFDAAESARVLEAARAHGLAVKVHADQLEDTGGALLAAAHGALSADHLEHTEEGGVAALAAAGTVAVLLPGAFHYLRETVAPPLAALRAHGVPIALATDCNPGTSPVGTLPTAMNLACVLWGLAPHEALAGVTRNAARALGLRDRGELRVGARCDLALWEVAQPAELCYWLGTHRCAGVVVAGREHAVERVLERR
- a CDS encoding formimidoylglutamate deiminase, producing MSYEVTMRLFAREAFLPGGWAPDVAFELAADGTILTVEPGTEPGGAEVIDGPVMPGMPNLHSHAFQRAMAGTAERRGVGGDDFWGWRQTMYALANRLDPDALRALAADVYRAMVAAGYTAVAEFHYLHRDANGAWYADRAIMARALVEAAREAGIAICLLPALYAHADIGGAPLREEQRRFAIDVDDVLEIARTLRADYARDPDVVVGACAHSLRAVTPEQLRALLAGSPSDVPVHVHAAEQLREVEAVRAALGAAPVAWLLDNFAVDARWCLVHATHLEDAERDALARSGAVAGLCPTTEANLGDGLFPLHPYLAARGAIGVGSDSNVSLAPAEELRWLEYGQRLTQRRRIVAALDPGASAGETLYARAAAGGAQACGFAAGALAPGNRADLIVLDDTIPPLAGAPPSELVDRYVFASDRAQPLRVMIRGRWRT
- a CDS encoding FUSC family protein, with the protein product MSLRDRLLASDPPLERLRLMLRATLAMLATGGIVLLAMRFGVVAGPAALIGVLVALWTTLMANDPAPRDRRVTAALLPLAAASGVAFAAALAAVSPILGALGLLAITFPCEWARRYGPRGFGLGMMALLTAFFTLWVNVPLAQVPGALLAIAIGSACAWLAHFVVVTDSPLLVLRSARIALRARMRVFAGVVRAVAEAEPHAPWHALRGEAVALDAAALAVDRVFAEKMLGLDEQTRQAARLAVLDAELAADRLAELAVASDRGVRLAAAPALDAFAHGDAAAAKTAAAPLAGHNALAGAVVSLVEADARAASVLDGAARARPAGDKDAPIPPGPRPPEIGGMAPTTRIAWQVTVAACAAMAIGAALPPHLPYWAVLTAYVVANQVASSGETRRRSIARVVGTMAGVAIGTALVSLLQGRHAVELLLILFCAMAALYAFRWRYWLFTFFLTALIAMAYDLVGRPADQLLLARLTETLIGGVCGGLAATFVVPLRTRAVVAATARGFADKLRASVHASTDALRGRDARPLDAARALDAQLQELLARVRPLAEGPRSDVPAPAKEQTLTTLADCAYRARLLAREALGAHASVPNEPIAAGEREVDAAVDAFADVLAQVPGASGAVFVPSTVPPDGAGDALAPLRRIAEDVALLAVAAREVLTPPA
- a CDS encoding PQQ-binding-like beta-propeller repeat protein produces the protein MRLQTCASLAGLVVVVLAAGTVLPARGAATSAFTPAQATRGEFIFVKTCATCHGAQLEGAAGPPLQGASFGTSLTTGHLTTATLYAFIRGSMPMNAPGSLTPQQYLDVLAFILSKNGYPSGDRPLGESSLAQVALLPFPRNAANPAPALTAAPRSSAHVPAGARVTLDDAALRAAPRDANDWPLPGRTYDNERYSPLAQITTANVGRLTPAAIVHTGMFASFETTPLVADGVMYITTPVVGHRMKIMAVNAATGATLWSTSYAIGYFKGCCGANNRGPALAYGNLYVTTMDAKLVAFDARTGAERWETRVADPHAGYSESMAPQIDDGEVIVGSAGGEWALRGFIAAYDAHTGKQRWRWYTTDPKSFAGDSWKHGGGTVWTTPALDPRTGLVIFGVGNPNPDIFGSVRAGDNRYTDSIVALDARTGRLRWYYQEVKHDVWDYDAASNVVLFDVRNHGRTIHAAGEAGKVGWFFIVDRATGKLIRKSAPYVRMNANMFGLHHVLPGANGGSEWSPPAYSPRTHDVYVLGINQLMDFKPSTVTHAPGFMNVGSVFTSTYKPTVQTGTFSAIDTQTGKIAWQHPTAKPLIGGALATAGDLVFVGEGTGTLDAFDARTGRELWHHTFPCGVDAPPISYAVDGVQYVAVAAGGNFQLNYARGDEVAIFRLPRR
- a CDS encoding long-chain fatty acid--CoA ligase, giving the protein MQTLPRYLAEHLRAPRERAFAERLGAPEWRFTSSTRMLERARAIACALREAGAQAGDRVVLMANNRVDWIAADFGILFAGCVPVPTYATIALDQLDYILADSEAKLLFVESAAQAQRVRAACPHAPRIVAFDDPGPDGLGAFEAVGAARAAADPAAALRLADGVQPGEVAVLIYTSGTTGNPKGVMLTHDNLLSNATSSYDYGLQGVETAGEIVLSVLPYAHIYEHTGLLGYFHVGYDVYVTQPDFLLADLQASHPFAISLVPRIYERILTGIRAGAAAQGGEAAVMVPKALEIARAYAAELHAGRTPSAELTQQHAAVSAMVFPAIKERLGLDRLRYFVSGSAPLHLDVALTFAGMGLPIGEGYGLTETSPTITAQRVQDVRYGTVGRPIPGMEIRIADDGEILVRGAGVMKGYYRSAEGFTSDGWFQTGDIGQLDGDGFLTITDRKKELIKTSGGKYVAPSRVEAAARRSPYVGQCLVLGDGHPFPIALVAPEWAAVRARFGIAPDVPTAEIAARDDVHAFVQNEVAAMTAELATFEQIRRVALLPRDLTIEDGDLSPAMKVRRRVVEQRFADLIARAYAAPANAAAQVTSA